A section of the Streptomyces xinghaiensis S187 genome encodes:
- a CDS encoding sigma-70 family RNA polymerase sigma factor: MANDAPPRWDRKMQQRLARGEAAALGELYDRFASLVHSLAYRVLGDEEAADRVTRDVFAHIWEHPDAYDPGQGPMRSWIASLAQRQSVHRLRAAEAELMRAGDARTAEEVEEKVRAASRAARADYIVTSMPAPLRDALELAYFKRRDYRQAAADLGVTEDEARRRLRLGLQLLSSANNRAGDGDRTGSSPGYGRNP, from the coding sequence ATGGCGAACGACGCACCACCCCGGTGGGACCGGAAGATGCAGCAGCGCCTGGCGCGCGGCGAGGCCGCCGCACTCGGTGAACTGTACGACCGGTTCGCCTCTCTTGTTCACAGCCTGGCGTACCGGGTGCTCGGTGACGAGGAGGCCGCGGACCGGGTCACCCGCGACGTCTTCGCCCACATCTGGGAACACCCGGACGCCTACGACCCCGGACAGGGCCCGATGCGCTCCTGGATCGCCTCCCTCGCCCAGCGGCAGTCCGTGCACCGGCTGCGGGCCGCCGAGGCCGAACTGATGCGCGCAGGCGACGCCCGGACCGCGGAGGAGGTCGAGGAGAAGGTGCGCGCCGCCTCCCGCGCCGCCCGCGCCGACTACATCGTCACCTCCATGCCGGCACCGCTGCGGGACGCGCTGGAGCTGGCCTACTTCAAACGCCGCGACTACCGCCAGGCCGCCGCCGACCTCGGCGTCACCGAGGACGAGGCCCGGCGGCGGCTCCGGCTCGGCCTGCAGCTGCTCTCGTCCGCGAACAACCGCGCCGGTGACGGTGACCGCACCGGCTCGTCTCCCGGCTACGGGAGAAACCCGTGA
- a CDS encoding STAS domain-containing protein, with translation MTLKVMEDEQGAWAILQVSGEMDLVTSPAVRQHVHDAVADGRRSLVLDLSGVRFCDSSGVGVLIAARRLMRSCQGRLRLILPARGAEDGSHVNRVLAALGVRRLFEVYPDVTSALDETAPPLSA, from the coding sequence GTGACCTTGAAGGTGATGGAAGACGAGCAGGGCGCCTGGGCCATTCTCCAAGTCAGTGGGGAAATGGACCTGGTGACCTCGCCCGCGGTACGTCAGCACGTGCACGACGCGGTGGCCGACGGCCGCCGCAGCCTGGTGCTCGACCTCTCCGGGGTCCGGTTCTGCGACTCCAGCGGTGTGGGCGTCCTGATCGCCGCGCGGCGGCTGATGCGCTCCTGCCAGGGGCGGCTGCGGCTGATCCTCCCGGCCCGCGGCGCGGAGGACGGCTCCCACGTCAACCGGGTGCTCGCCGCGCTCGGCGTCCGGCGGCTCTTCGAGGTCTACCCGGACGTGACCTCCGCGCTGGACGAGACGGCCCCGCCCCTCTCGGCCTGA
- a CDS encoding EF-hand domain-containing protein: MDSSEYERKIASRFASFDQDGNGHISREDFHTAAAAVLREFGTAARSDCGQALYHGAEGFWQGMAGMADRDGDQRISREEFTHGAVKRLRDNPQSFAEIARPFLRAVMAVAAGVCSGGKGGTRGTGGGGTGRDSGNAGTVTVDQAERVLLALGVREDLRGTVAAALDKDGDGRITEKDAVSAFAAYYTTPEPE; this comes from the coding sequence GTGGACAGCTCTGAGTACGAGCGCAAGATCGCTTCTCGTTTCGCCTCCTTCGACCAGGACGGCAACGGCCATATCTCCCGCGAGGACTTCCACACCGCCGCGGCGGCCGTGCTGAGGGAGTTCGGAACGGCGGCCAGGTCGGACTGCGGGCAGGCGCTGTACCACGGTGCCGAGGGGTTCTGGCAGGGCATGGCCGGCATGGCCGACCGGGACGGCGACCAGCGCATATCCCGTGAGGAGTTCACGCACGGCGCGGTGAAGCGGCTGCGCGACAACCCGCAGAGCTTCGCCGAGATCGCCCGGCCCTTCCTCCGCGCGGTGATGGCGGTCGCGGCCGGCGTCTGCTCCGGAGGAAAGGGCGGTACGCGCGGTACGGGCGGCGGCGGCACGGGCCGGGACTCCGGCAACGCCGGTACGGTGACGGTCGACCAGGCCGAGCGGGTGCTGCTCGCCCTGGGTGTGCGCGAGGACCTGCGCGGTACGGTCGCGGCGGCGCTGGACAAGGACGGCGACGGCCGGATCACGGAGAAGGACGCGGTGAGCGCCTTCGCCGCGTACTACACCACCCCCGAGCCGGAGTGA
- a CDS encoding ATP-binding protein translates to MQVLQVQLEVRPDPAEVGRARRWARSRLAGSGVEGDESLAETLLLLVSELVTNAVVHTGRPAVLRILLPAPGGADAPEGVNGSEGAGGSAGPPGPQGSGGAGGVGAGAGRRHGGAPETVRVEVADRSPRPPSRRHAEGNETSGRGLELVDGLADRWGWRVEGAGKAIWCEVDRGEPVCGEKAAEPVEVPEAPVSVPVAAQKPQCAMSKLA, encoded by the coding sequence GTGCAGGTGCTTCAGGTTCAGCTGGAGGTTCGGCCCGATCCCGCGGAGGTGGGGCGGGCCCGGAGATGGGCGCGTTCGCGTCTCGCCGGGTCGGGGGTGGAGGGCGACGAGTCGCTGGCGGAGACGCTGCTGCTGCTGGTCTCGGAACTCGTGACCAACGCGGTGGTGCACACCGGCCGCCCGGCCGTGCTGCGCATACTGCTGCCTGCGCCCGGGGGTGCGGACGCCCCGGAGGGCGTCAACGGCTCGGAGGGTGCGGGCGGTTCGGCCGGTCCGCCGGGTCCGCAGGGCTCGGGCGGTGCGGGCGGCGTCGGCGCGGGGGCCGGCCGCCGTCACGGGGGCGCCCCGGAGACGGTGCGGGTGGAGGTCGCCGACCGCAGCCCCCGTCCGCCCTCCCGGCGTCATGCCGAGGGAAACGAGACCAGCGGGCGCGGGCTGGAGCTGGTGGACGGGCTGGCCGACCGCTGGGGATGGCGGGTGGAGGGGGCGGGGAAGGCCATCTGGTGCGAAGTGGACCGGGGGGAGCCGGTGTGCGGGGAGAAGGCGGCCGAGCCGGTGGAGGTGCCGGAGGCACCGGTCTCCGTTCCGGTGGCCGCCCAGAAACCCCAATGCGCCATGTCAAAACTGGCATAA
- a CDS encoding RNA polymerase sigma factor, translating to MSHTPGASAGSPIDDVFCALLPRLYRRAVLIAGGRQSAEDIVHEAYLKLAARPQRFLAHPEPYAYAFSALVSVARDTYRRDRRQVPVGDVDREAGVTGAEEWDGGVGDRQARLETVRLLRGLTPRQAAVVVLVDLDGYTIDQAAEILRVHRGTAARHRERALGKLRTLVRAPQRAGSEKEGAP from the coding sequence GTGAGCCACACGCCCGGCGCGTCGGCGGGATCTCCGATCGACGACGTCTTCTGCGCCCTGCTGCCCAGGCTCTACCGGAGAGCCGTCCTCATCGCGGGCGGCCGGCAGTCGGCGGAGGACATCGTGCACGAGGCCTACCTCAAACTGGCCGCCCGCCCGCAGCGGTTCCTGGCCCATCCCGAGCCGTACGCCTACGCGTTCAGCGCCCTGGTCAGCGTCGCCCGCGACACCTACCGGCGGGACCGGCGGCAGGTGCCGGTGGGGGACGTGGACCGGGAGGCCGGGGTCACCGGCGCGGAGGAGTGGGACGGCGGGGTCGGCGACCGCCAGGCGCGGCTCGAAACGGTGCGGCTGCTCCGCGGTCTGACGCCACGTCAGGCCGCCGTGGTCGTCCTGGTCGACCTCGACGGCTACACCATCGACCAGGCCGCCGAGATCCTGCGCGTCCACCGGGGCACCGCCGCCCGCCACCGGGAACGGGCGCTGGGCAAGCTGCGCACGCTCGTCCGCGCACCCCAACGGGCCGGATCGGAGAAGGAGGGGGCGCCGTGA
- a CDS encoding flavin-containing monooxygenase, with translation MPENTTSPVYVIGGGPGGLATAAALADRGIRAVVLEKADAVAASWRGHYDSLRLHTTRRLSALPGLAIPRAYGRWLARDDVIRYLEEYARHHRLDVVTGVEVSRIERTDSGWLLHATGGRRLAARDVVIATGFNHTPYLPDWEGRDGYTGELLHAREYRNAEPYADRDVLVVGSGNTGADIAVDLAGGGASRVRLAVRTPPHIVRRTTAGWPAQRTGILCRRLPAGAVDRAARGLARLSLPDLAGYGLPRPETGLYSRAVEGAIPVQDTGLIDAVRSRAVEPVAAVASFDHDKVVLADGSRISPDAVIAATGYRRGLETLVGHLDVLDGRGRPVVHGPRAAAGAPGLYFTGYTNPISGMLRELSLDARRIARRIAKTADRS, from the coding sequence ATGCCGGAAAACACCACTTCCCCCGTGTACGTCATAGGCGGCGGCCCCGGCGGGCTCGCCACGGCCGCGGCGCTGGCCGACCGCGGCATACGGGCCGTGGTGCTGGAGAAGGCGGACGCGGTCGCCGCCTCCTGGCGCGGGCACTACGACAGCCTGCGCCTGCACACCACCCGGCGGCTCTCCGCCCTGCCCGGCCTGGCCATCCCCCGCGCGTACGGACGCTGGCTCGCCCGGGACGACGTGATCCGCTATCTCGAGGAGTACGCGCGCCACCACCGGCTGGACGTCGTCACCGGCGTGGAGGTGTCCCGGATCGAGCGGACGGACTCCGGCTGGCTGCTGCACGCCACCGGCGGCCGCCGGCTGGCCGCGCGGGACGTCGTGATCGCCACGGGCTTCAATCACACCCCGTACCTCCCGGACTGGGAGGGCCGCGACGGCTACACCGGCGAACTGCTGCACGCCCGCGAGTACCGCAACGCCGAGCCGTACGCGGACCGGGACGTGCTGGTCGTCGGCAGCGGCAACACCGGCGCCGACATCGCCGTCGACCTGGCCGGGGGCGGCGCCTCCCGGGTCCGGCTCGCCGTCCGCACCCCACCGCACATCGTGCGCCGCACCACGGCCGGCTGGCCCGCGCAGCGCACGGGCATCCTCTGCCGCCGCCTGCCGGCCGGCGCGGTGGACCGGGCGGCCCGCGGCCTCGCCCGGCTGTCGCTGCCGGACCTGGCCGGGTACGGGCTGCCGCGCCCGGAGACCGGGCTGTACTCGCGCGCCGTGGAGGGGGCGATCCCGGTGCAGGACACCGGGCTGATCGACGCGGTGCGCTCGCGGGCCGTGGAGCCGGTGGCCGCCGTGGCCTCGTTCGACCACGACAAGGTGGTCCTGGCCGACGGGTCCCGTATTTCCCCGGACGCGGTGATCGCGGCCACCGGTTACCGCCGCGGCCTGGAGACGCTGGTCGGCCATCTCGACGTCCTGGACGGCCGCGGCCGTCCCGTGGTCCACGGACCGCGCGCGGCGGCCGGGGCGCCCGGGCTCTACTTCACCGGCTACACCAACCCGATCAGCGGCATGCTCCGCGAACTGTCCCTCGACGCCCGCCGGATCGCCCGGCGGATAGCCAAGACCGCGGACCGGAGCTGA
- a CDS encoding TetR family transcriptional regulator, with product MTGQVRTVDGRVAGRRGQATRQKLLDCLSEMLKSSPYRDVKVIDVARKAGTSPATFYQYFPDVEGAVLELAEEVAQEGTGSLTGLVAGRSWAGKSGRQTAEQLVDGFLTFWRRNDAILRVIDLGAAEGDKRFNKIRMKILNSVTGSLTETVKDLQAKGRIDQDVSAAAMAGSVVMMLAAVASHQKGFSGWGVKQNELKPNLTVLVHLGITGKKPAK from the coding sequence ATGACAGGACAAGTTCGCACCGTCGACGGGCGGGTGGCCGGACGCCGTGGACAGGCGACGCGCCAGAAGCTCCTCGACTGTCTCAGCGAGATGCTCAAGTCGTCTCCGTACCGGGACGTCAAGGTCATCGACGTCGCCCGGAAGGCGGGCACCTCGCCCGCGACCTTCTACCAGTACTTCCCCGATGTCGAGGGCGCCGTGCTGGAGCTCGCCGAGGAAGTGGCCCAGGAGGGCACCGGCAGCCTGACCGGGCTGGTGGCGGGCCGGTCGTGGGCCGGGAAATCCGGCCGCCAGACGGCGGAGCAGCTCGTCGACGGCTTCCTCACCTTCTGGCGAAGAAACGACGCCATCCTCCGCGTCATCGATCTGGGGGCGGCCGAGGGCGACAAGCGGTTCAACAAGATCCGCATGAAGATCCTCAACTCGGTCACCGGCTCCCTGACGGAGACCGTCAAGGACCTCCAGGCCAAGGGCCGGATCGACCAGGACGTCAGCGCGGCCGCCATGGCCGGTTCGGTAGTCATGATGCTGGCCGCGGTCGCCTCGCACCAGAAGGGCTTCTCCGGCTGGGGCGTCAAGCAGAACGAGCTGAAGCCGAATCTGACGGTCCTGGTGCACCTGGGCATCACGGGCAAGAAGCCCGCGAAGTAG
- a CDS encoding VOC family protein yields the protein MAPFAEGVPCWADAMLPDLEAGKRFYGGLFGWTFGPSEERFGRYTEARLDGGAVAALVPKTDGRMPTAWGIYLATADAAAVAGKVREAGGQVITGPMAVGDLGVMGQAADPGGAVFGFWQAGEHAGFAHQGRPGSYAWMEMYTRDKEAVDPFYERVFGYGIEDIDTGDDLEFAIWSPAGKPANEETAVGGRCVMDSRFPAEMPPYFLVYFAVGDCDEAVRTVSRLGGRCVFGPMDTPYGRIATVVDDQGASFAVIALTEPEAGPEA from the coding sequence ATGGCGCCATTCGCGGAGGGCGTGCCCTGCTGGGCGGACGCGATGCTGCCCGATCTGGAGGCCGGGAAGCGTTTCTACGGGGGACTCTTCGGCTGGACCTTCGGCCCCTCCGAGGAGCGCTTCGGCCGTTACACCGAGGCCCGTCTCGACGGCGGGGCGGTCGCCGCCCTCGTCCCCAAGACGGACGGCCGGATGCCCACCGCCTGGGGGATCTATCTGGCCACCGCCGACGCGGCCGCCGTCGCCGGCAAGGTGCGCGAAGCCGGCGGACAGGTGATCACGGGGCCGATGGCCGTCGGCGACCTCGGGGTGATGGGGCAGGCGGCCGATCCGGGCGGCGCCGTCTTCGGCTTCTGGCAGGCCGGCGAGCACGCCGGGTTCGCCCACCAGGGCCGGCCCGGTTCCTATGCCTGGATGGAGATGTACACCCGGGACAAGGAGGCCGTGGACCCCTTCTACGAGCGGGTGTTCGGCTACGGCATCGAGGACATCGACACCGGGGACGACCTGGAGTTCGCCATCTGGTCACCGGCCGGGAAGCCGGCGAACGAGGAGACGGCGGTCGGCGGACGGTGCGTCATGGACAGCCGTTTCCCCGCCGAGATGCCGCCCTACTTCCTGGTGTACTTCGCCGTCGGGGACTGCGACGAGGCGGTGCGGACCGTCTCCCGTCTCGGCGGCCGGTGCGTGTTCGGGCCGATGGACACCCCGTACGGCCGGATCGCCACGGTCGTCGACGACCAGGGCGCGAGTTTCGCCGTCATCGCCCTCACTGAGCCGGAAGCGGGCCCCGAAGCGTAA
- a CDS encoding PQQ-binding-like beta-propeller repeat protein, which yields MAEQLTQHDPRRIGPFEVLGRLGAGGMGLVYLARSASGRRVAIKTVRTELAEDQLFRVRFTREVEAARAVSGFYTAAVVDADPHAAVPWLATAYVPAPSLEEIVGECGPLPTQAVRWLAAGVAEALQSIHGAGLVHRDLKPSNVLVVEDGPRVIDFGIASGASNTRLTMTNVAVGTPAYMSPEQARDSRSVTGASDIFSLGSMLVFAATGHAPYHGANPVETVFMLLREEPDLEGLPDDLRPLIESCMQTEIDRRPSPADLQSQLAPHLFASGSDDSGTASAWLPAQAVSLIEQRRGGRTPAAGNAGGGARHHGRGAGRGAEPAQDRPSRLPGQQPGVGRRDGAADDPRGGPGAQAAPAARLGDIPVGPGGPAAVGRASGDPRGARPDGAPPPPSHAPPGGAHPGGSGRHAAAYGGGGGGDGAVRLAGSPVPIGPGPRADARDPQARADAGPATGWVRPPNGIPAPPAAAPPVPPGPPPAAPAGVPPQQGPGGPEQAAADGHWRPWRFRMSNDVWGTPVVVDDLLYVTSFEVHALDVATGRRQFKTREVAWSMDVADGRIHASDGPTLYALDAKNGTELWRAPTDGWAYTLKTDHGTVVTATRGGGVQAWEAASGERLWELTGAQSDFETPEAGPVIHGGVVYVWSDARLRALEARTGVERWSYPVGDAASCGGVPVRLLPAPDGVVYICAGTRVLAVDIARGEVRWRFEAPAAFLAPPAFAPGPAITGGGVYVADYLGTVYALDAADGRDRWRIATEARQSTAPVLAAGGALHVGSGSALYTLDAVTGAPKWRFAAQGEVIGAPVVADGRVHFGSADHCLYTLDAGGGALRWKLATGGEITGAPVAANGVVYACSKDRCVYALDALKGTGLARPPQR from the coding sequence GTGGCGGAGCAGCTGACGCAGCACGATCCGAGACGGATCGGCCCGTTCGAGGTTCTCGGACGGCTCGGCGCCGGCGGCATGGGGCTGGTCTATCTCGCCCGTTCGGCGTCCGGCCGGCGCGTCGCGATCAAGACGGTGCGCACGGAGCTCGCCGAGGACCAGCTGTTCCGGGTGCGTTTCACCCGCGAGGTGGAGGCGGCGCGCGCGGTCAGCGGCTTCTACACGGCGGCGGTCGTGGACGCCGACCCGCACGCGGCCGTGCCCTGGCTCGCCACCGCCTATGTGCCGGCGCCCTCCCTGGAGGAGATCGTGGGGGAGTGCGGCCCGTTGCCGACGCAGGCCGTGCGCTGGCTGGCCGCCGGGGTCGCGGAGGCCCTGCAGTCCATCCACGGGGCCGGGCTCGTGCACCGCGATCTGAAGCCGTCGAACGTGCTGGTCGTCGAGGACGGCCCGCGGGTCATCGACTTCGGTATCGCCTCCGGGGCCTCCAACACCCGGCTGACGATGACCAACGTGGCCGTCGGCACCCCCGCCTACATGTCGCCGGAGCAGGCCCGGGACTCCCGCAGTGTCACCGGCGCGAGCGACATCTTCTCCCTGGGCTCCATGCTCGTCTTCGCCGCCACCGGCCACGCGCCGTACCACGGGGCCAACCCCGTCGAGACCGTCTTCATGCTGCTCCGCGAGGAGCCCGACCTGGAGGGGCTGCCGGACGACCTGCGGCCGCTCATCGAGTCCTGCATGCAGACCGAGATCGACCGGCGGCCCAGCCCGGCCGACCTCCAGTCGCAGCTCGCCCCGCACCTCTTCGCCTCCGGCAGCGACGACAGCGGCACGGCCTCGGCCTGGCTGCCCGCGCAGGCCGTCTCCCTGATCGAACAGCGGCGCGGCGGACGGACCCCGGCCGCCGGGAACGCCGGCGGCGGCGCCCGGCACCACGGCCGGGGCGCCGGCCGCGGCGCGGAGCCCGCGCAGGACCGGCCCTCGCGGCTCCCCGGGCAGCAGCCCGGCGTCGGCCGGCGGGACGGTGCCGCGGACGACCCGCGCGGCGGACCGGGGGCGCAGGCCGCGCCCGCCGCACGGCTCGGCGACATCCCCGTCGGCCCGGGCGGCCCCGCCGCCGTCGGCCGGGCCTCCGGCGACCCGCGCGGTGCGCGGCCGGACGGCGCGCCTCCTCCGCCCTCCCACGCCCCGCCCGGCGGCGCGCACCCGGGCGGTTCCGGACGGCACGCCGCCGCGTACGGCGGTGGCGGCGGCGGTGACGGCGCCGTACGGCTCGCCGGTTCGCCGGTGCCGATCGGGCCGGGCCCCCGCGCCGACGCGCGCGACCCGCAGGCGCGGGCCGACGCCGGCCCCGCCACCGGCTGGGTGCGGCCGCCGAACGGGATTCCCGCCCCGCCCGCCGCCGCGCCCCCCGTACCGCCGGGCCCGCCGCCCGCCGCGCCCGCCGGCGTACCGCCGCAGCAGGGGCCGGGCGGCCCGGAGCAGGCCGCGGCCGACGGGCACTGGCGCCCCTGGCGGTTCCGGATGTCGAACGACGTCTGGGGCACGCCGGTCGTCGTGGACGACCTGCTGTACGTCACCTCCTTCGAGGTGCACGCCCTCGATGTGGCCACCGGGCGCCGCCAGTTCAAGACCCGCGAGGTCGCCTGGTCGATGGATGTGGCCGACGGCCGCATCCACGCCTCCGACGGGCCGACCCTCTACGCCCTCGACGCCAAGAACGGCACCGAGCTGTGGCGCGCCCCCACCGACGGCTGGGCGTACACGCTCAAGACGGACCACGGCACCGTCGTCACCGCCACGCGCGGCGGCGGCGTCCAGGCGTGGGAGGCCGCGAGCGGCGAGCGGCTGTGGGAACTGACCGGCGCGCAGAGCGACTTCGAGACCCCGGAGGCCGGGCCCGTCATCCACGGCGGCGTGGTCTACGTGTGGTCCGACGCGCGGCTGCGCGCCCTGGAGGCCCGTACCGGCGTCGAACGGTGGTCCTACCCGGTCGGTGACGCGGCCTCCTGCGGCGGGGTGCCGGTGCGGCTGCTGCCCGCGCCCGACGGCGTCGTCTACATCTGCGCCGGTACGCGCGTCCTGGCGGTCGACATCGCGCGGGGCGAGGTGCGGTGGCGCTTCGAGGCCCCCGCGGCCTTCCTCGCCCCGCCCGCCTTCGCGCCGGGCCCGGCGATCACCGGCGGCGGGGTGTACGTCGCGGACTACCTCGGCACGGTCTACGCCCTCGACGCGGCGGACGGGCGCGACCGGTGGCGGATCGCCACCGAGGCCCGGCAGTCCACCGCCCCGGTGCTGGCCGCCGGCGGCGCGCTCCATGTGGGCAGCGGCAGCGCGCTCTACACGCTCGACGCGGTCACCGGCGCCCCCAAGTGGCGGTTCGCGGCCCAGGGCGAGGTCATCGGGGCGCCGGTGGTGGCCGACGGCCGGGTGCACTTCGGCTCGGCGGACCACTGCCTGTACACGCTGGACGCGGGCGGCGGTGCGCTGCGCTGGAAGCTGGCGACCGGCGGGGAGATCACCGGGGCGCCGGTGGCGGCGAACGGCGTCGTCTACGCCTGCAGCAAGGACCGCTGCGTGTACGCGCTGGACGCGCTCAAGGGGACGGGGCTGGCGAGGCCGCCGCAGCGCTGA
- a CDS encoding AfsR/SARP family transcriptional regulator: MDGDSGTGTLRFTVLGPVRAWRGEEQLSTGSPQQRALLAALLLRRGRTATASELVDALWGEEPPDAALAALRTYASRLRKSFGQEAGTTLVTESGGYAIRVGPGGLDVTLAEEYAQKADKARHNGDRRSARDLLAAALDLWDGEPLAGLPGPYAESQRSRLAEWRLQLLEYRIDLDLDAGHHTEVISELTALTADHPLRERLRAQLMLALYRSGRQAEALAVYADTRRLLAEELGVDPSGELRDLHQGILEADAGLAAPADGDGLPGDAAPSVVRPAQLPASVPDFTGRTAFVGELSEQLATAEGRIMAVSAVAGIGGVGKTTLAVHVAHAARERFPDGQLYIDLQGAGPRPAEPDAVLGSFLRALGCTDSAIPDSLDERSALYRSVLDGRRVLVLLDNARDAAQVRPLLPGTEGCAALITSRMRMVDLAGAHLVDLDVMSPEEALQLFTKIVGTERVAAERKAALDVVAACGFLPLAIRIAASRLASRRTWTVSVLAEKLGDERRRLDELQAGDLAVKATFELGYSQLEPQQARAFRLLGLADGPDISLAASAAMLDLDPYETEELLESLVDTSLLESAAPGRYRFHDLVRLYARACAERDEHPPTEREAALSRLLDFYLATAAQVYALERPGDRLPDHVAPTSGRALAFADRESALEWLFSEARCLLACAHQSTGEALLRRAADLLMVAKDLGESGADSRAYEQATLALQEAAQETGDRQAEGRARVSLANVYNLAGRFADAEEQARLAMEAGDSVGDPVSSAFARNDRGLAAAYQSRYEDAETYLQQSLDLFLADGNQQSAASALSNLSRTHLLTDRVGSAVALAEQAVATYRELGVAMRLANGKYALGLALARAGRAEQAHQELTEALAIFRASRQRLWEGMTHFRLAELQLAAGKPAQAASLAEQALSVLRGIGGEWRRANALTMLGRALNGIGQLDRARVCWQEALAVYDQLGSPEAAEVRALIQPLSTAA, encoded by the coding sequence GGCGGTTACGCGATCCGGGTCGGCCCCGGCGGGCTCGACGTGACCCTCGCCGAGGAGTACGCCCAGAAGGCCGACAAGGCCCGGCACAACGGCGACCGCCGCTCGGCCCGCGACCTGCTCGCCGCCGCGCTCGACCTGTGGGACGGCGAGCCGCTGGCCGGGCTCCCCGGCCCGTACGCCGAGAGCCAGCGGAGCCGGCTCGCCGAGTGGCGGCTCCAGCTCCTGGAGTACCGCATCGACCTCGATCTGGACGCCGGGCACCACACCGAGGTGATCTCCGAGCTGACCGCCCTCACCGCCGACCACCCGCTGCGCGAACGCCTGCGCGCCCAGCTCATGCTCGCGCTCTACCGCAGCGGCCGGCAGGCGGAGGCCCTCGCCGTCTACGCCGACACCCGGCGGCTGCTCGCCGAGGAGCTGGGCGTCGACCCGTCCGGTGAGCTCCGCGATCTCCACCAGGGCATCCTGGAGGCCGACGCCGGGCTGGCCGCCCCCGCCGACGGCGACGGCCTGCCGGGCGATGCGGCGCCCTCCGTGGTCCGCCCCGCCCAACTGCCCGCGTCGGTGCCCGACTTCACCGGCCGCACCGCTTTCGTCGGCGAGCTGAGCGAGCAACTGGCCACCGCCGAGGGCCGGATCATGGCGGTGTCGGCGGTCGCGGGCATCGGCGGCGTCGGCAAGACGACCCTCGCCGTCCACGTCGCCCACGCCGCCCGCGAGCGCTTCCCCGACGGCCAGCTCTACATCGACCTGCAGGGCGCCGGCCCGCGCCCGGCCGAGCCGGACGCCGTCCTCGGCTCCTTCCTGCGCGCCCTGGGCTGCACGGACTCCGCCATCCCGGACTCCCTCGACGAGCGCTCCGCGCTGTACCGCTCGGTGCTGGACGGCCGCCGGGTGCTCGTCCTGCTGGACAACGCCCGCGACGCCGCCCAGGTCCGGCCGCTGCTGCCGGGCACCGAGGGCTGCGCCGCGCTGATCACCAGCCGGATGCGGATGGTGGACCTGGCGGGGGCACACCTGGTGGACCTGGACGTGATGAGCCCGGAGGAGGCCCTCCAGCTCTTCACCAAGATCGTCGGTACGGAGCGGGTCGCGGCCGAGCGGAAGGCCGCCCTCGACGTGGTCGCCGCCTGCGGCTTCCTGCCCCTCGCCATCCGCATCGCCGCCTCCCGCCTCGCCTCCCGCCGCACCTGGACGGTCTCCGTCCTCGCCGAGAAGCTGGGCGACGAGCGGCGCCGGCTGGACGAACTCCAGGCCGGCGACCTGGCCGTCAAGGCCACCTTCGAACTCGGCTACAGCCAGCTCGAACCCCAGCAGGCCCGCGCCTTCCGCCTGCTCGGCCTGGCCGACGGCCCGGACATCTCCCTGGCGGCGTCCGCCGCGATGCTCGACCTCGACCCGTACGAGACGGAGGAGCTGCTGGAGTCCCTGGTCGACACCTCGCTGCTCGAATCCGCCGCCCCGGGCCGCTACCGCTTCCACGACCTGGTCCGCCTCTACGCGCGTGCGTGCGCCGAACGCGACGAACACCCGCCGACGGAGCGCGAGGCGGCACTGTCGCGGCTGCTGGACTTCTACCTGGCGACGGCGGCCCAGGTGTACGCGCTGGAGCGGCCCGGGGACCGGCTGCCGGACCATGTGGCGCCCACCTCCGGCCGCGCCCTGGCGTTCGCCGACCGCGAGTCCGCCCTGGAGTGGCTGTTCTCGGAAGCCCGTTGCCTGCTGGCCTGCGCCCACCAGTCCACGGGTGAGGCTCTGCTGCGGCGGGCAGCGGATCTGCTGATGGTCGCCAAGGACCTGGGCGAGTCGGGAGCCGACTCCCGGGCCTACGAGCAGGCGACCCTCGCGCTGCAGGAGGCGGCGCAGGAGACCGGCGACCGGCAGGCCGAGGGCCGGGCGAGGGTGTCGCTGGCCAACGTGTACAACCTCGCGGGGCGCTTCGCCGACGCCGAGGAGCAGGCGCGGCTGGCCATGGAGGCCGGAGACTCCGTGGGCGATCCCGTCTCCTCGGCCTTCGCCCGGAACGACCGCGGGCTCGCCGCGGCCTATCAGTCCCGGTACGAGGACGCCGAGACCTATCTCCAGCAGTCGCTGGACCTCTTCCTCGCCGACGGCAACCAGCAGTCCGCGGCCAGCGCGCTCAGCAACCTCTCCCGCACGCATCTGCTGACCGACCGGGTCGGCAGCGCCGTGGCGCTGGCCGAGCAGGCCGTCGCCACCTATCGCGAGCTGGGGGTGGCCATGCGCCTGGCCAACGGCAAGTACGCCCTGGGCCTCGCGCTGGCCCGGGCCGGACGGGCCGAGCAGGCACACCAGGAGCTGACCGAAGCACTCGCCATCTTCCGTGCCAGCCGGCAGCGGCTCTGGGAGGGCATGACGCATTTCCGGCTGGCGGAACTGCAATTGGCGGCCGGCAAGCCGGCGCAGGCGGCAAGCCTGGCCGAGCAGGCCCTCTCGGTCCTGCGCGGCATCGGCGGTGAATGGCGGCGGGCCAACGCCCTCACCATGCTCGGGCGTGCCCTGAACGGCATCGGGCAGCTCGACCGGGCACGGGTCTGCTGGCAGGAAGCCCTGGCGGTCTACGACCAGCTCGGCTCCCCCGAGGCCGCCGAGGTCCGCGCCCTGATCCAGCCGCTCAGCACGGCGGCATGA